The nucleotide window CTACAAGGAACCGGGTGGGTATCTGCAGAAACAAAAATTTCTTACCTGCTTCCGGCCTTATGGATGGAGGTGATAACTATTGAAACCCGGCTTATTGCTTACTCTAATAGCAGCCTGCTGGTGGAAGCTATAACTTATAATGAAGATAAAACACATACCAAAGCCATTATGTGGGCCAAACTGGTACATTTTGATATAAAAGCCCAACGCAGCTTGAAACATTCAGAAGAGCTAATGCGCTTTTTGGAACAGATACATTACCCGGTAGACCACTATCCCACCTTTGAAGAACGGGTACAAACCCTGAAACAATTAAATAGATAATTATGAAACGGATCATTTTAATTACAGCTATGCTTGCAGGTATGGCCGCGCATGCACAAACATTTACGCTGAAAAGTAACGAGCTGGGCGGGCAGGCTACCCACAAACAAGTGCTGAATGGATTTGGGTGCAATGGTGAAAATAAGTCGCCCCAACTGTTTTGGGAAAATGCGCCTAACGGAACAAAAAGCTTTGCCGTTACTATTTTTGATGAAGATGCACCAACGGGAAGCGGCTGGTGGCATTGGTTGATTTTTGATATTGCGGCTTCCATTAAAGCATTAAAACCGGGCGCCGGAAATGTAAAAAGTGAAGCAGCACCTAAAAATGCGATACAAAGTAAAACTGATTTTGGAACACCGGGATACAGCGGCCCCTGCCCTACACCGGGAAGCGGTTTTCATAAATATACCATTACCGTATATGCGCTGGATGTAAAAAACCTGGGGCTTGATGCCAATGCCAACCCGGCATTGGTGGGCTTTACTTTAAACCAGCATTTAATACAAAAAGCATCTATGATCATGTATTTTAAAAAATGATGAAACGCTAACTTGCACTTATTATTCACCCGGTTTCATTATTCAAACAAATCAGAAAATGGACTATCCTCAATCATTTATTCAAAACATCATTCAACAATTTGAATATTACAAAATGCTTGGCGACAAAACATTTGGGCAAGTGCCTGATGAAAAATTGTTTTGGCAATACAACGAAGCCAGCAATAGCATAGCCACTATTGTAAAGCATTTATGGGGCAATATGCTGAGCCGGTGGACCGATTTTTTAACTACTGACGGTGAAAAAGAATGGAGAAACCGCGATGATGAATTTGAAAACGATATTGCTACAAAAGATGCGCTATTGCAAAAATGGGATGCCGGCTGGAAAGTATTTTTAGACGCGTTGAGATCATTAAAAGAAGAAGACCTTGAAAAGGTAATTTATATACGCAACCAGGGGCATACTGTAATAGAGGCTATCAACAGGCAGCTGGCGCATTACCCATACCATATAGGGCAAATTGTTTTAATTGGGAAGATGTGTGCCCCTAACTGGGTTTCGCTTTCCATTCCCAAAGGAAATTCAAAATCGTTTAATGACGATAAGTTTTTGAAACCCAAACAGAAGACGCATTTTACCGATGAATTTTTAAATAGACCCAAAGACCAACCAACATGATAACAGACGAATTTGCAAAAGCATTTGCAGCAGCATGGATCAATGCATGGAATAACCACAACCTTGAGCATATATTGGAACATTACGAAAATGATGTTGCGTTTTACTCGCCGCTTATCCGGTTGCTGAACTTTAATAATGAAGGTGCAATTAAAAACAAAGCTGATTTAAAAAAGTATTTTGAAACAGGTTTAAAAAATTACCCGGATTTGCATTTTAAATTGCATCATTGCTTTGCGGGAGTACATTCTATTGTTATTTACTATTCCTCTGTTAATGAACAATTATGCGCCGAAGTTTTTGAATTAAGCGAAAATGGTAAGGCCAAACGGGTGCTTTGTAATTATGCCCAATAAACAGGAGCATTAGCATTTTGCATGCATATCCATTGATATAAAGAAATAAAAATTGCCAATTACACAAAAGAGAAACCAATGAAGTTTACATTATCAAAATCGCTGGAAATTATTGAAAGAACGCCAGGGGTTATTTATGCGATGCTTTCGGGTTTATCAGACGAATGGGTAACAAGCAACGAAGGCGATGCTACCTGGAACGCTAAAGAAGTAGTGGCGCACCTGATTATTTGTGAGCAAACCAATTGGCTTGCACGGGCAAAAATTATTTTATCGGATGATGCCAACAAAAACCTGGAGCCTATTGATATGACCACCCATTTTGAGCTTGCAAAAAACCATTCGTTAGAAACATTGCTCCACATGTTTAAAACACTTAGGGAAGAGAGTGTTGCAGCACTAAAAAACTTCAATCTTCAGCTTGAAGATTTTACAAAACACGCCTTTCACCCGAAAATTTTTGAAGTAAATTTGCAACAGCTTATTGCTACCTGGGTTACACACGACCTAAGCCACCTCACTCAAATCTCAAGAATAATGGCCCAACAGTACAAAAACGAAGTGGGCCCGTTTGAAGCCTATTTAAAAATACTTAAATGAACATCCTACACCAATTTCCCATACCGGATATTGTCAGTGGCATAAAGATTAAATGTTGCTACTGCCTTTCAACCTATATGGTTTTTTGTGATTACTGTACTTGATAAAAACGATCACTGCCTGGTAACAATAACCAAAAAACAACCAATGAATGGCCTGTAAATAGAGCATTTACTTAGGGGCCGCTGCCTATGATTATGCATATTAAATGCGGCCACAATTAAATCTTTTCCGTATTGTAACTTTATTTGTCTATCTTTGCATACTGTTAAGAAAGTAACAGAAAACTCTTTCAAAGTTCGTTGCAAATTGGAATTAGTATTTATCTTGCCTTAAAGCAGATCTTCTCCTGATACTTCCTCCCTTGTAATAAGTTGCCGCTTTATTAGAAAATACGGATAGGTCTGTTCCTGTTCGGACTTATTATTATTTATCAAATCTTCTTTTTATAAAAAAGTTATCATTTAAAAAATCAGAAGCTGCTGATTTTTCCACCACCCTGAAAGACCGTGTTGCAGCCTATTTAAAAACTAAAGGTAAAAACCGGTACGGCAACCGGGCCCTGATCTTCAAGACGATTTTCATGCTCTCGCTCTATTTTGTTCCCCTGGGCATTATTTGCTTTGGAGGTATCAGCCAGATATGGCAATTATTTGCCTTATTTATACTTAGCGGGTTAGGAATGGCTGGCATAGGTATGGGTATTATGCACGATGCATTACATGGCTCGTACTCTAAAAGTAAAACGCTTAATAAATGGATGGGGTATACCATGAACCTGATTGGAGCCAGCGATGAAGTATGGAAATTACAGCATAATGTGCTGCATCACAGCTTCACTAATATTGAGGAGCACGACGACGACATTAATGCTCCCTTCTTTCTGCGTTTTTCACCTCATGCTAAAAGAAACCGCCTGCATCCCTATCAACATTATTATGTTTGGCTATTTTATGGTTTATCTACAATATCCTGGATAACATCCAAAGATTTTATCAGGCTTAACCGCTACAGGAAATTGGGGCTGATTAAAGGAAAAGCTGAATATAAGAGACTTTTGTTAAGGATTATCTTCTGGAAATTTATTTACTTCTCTTATGTGCTTGTATTGCCGCTGCTGCTTACTTCGCTTGCCCCATGGATCGTGATCCTTGCGTTTTTAAGTATGCATTTTGTAACGGGCCTTTGCATATCCATCGTATTTCAAACGGCTCATGTAATGCCTGACACGTCTTATCCCCTGCCAGACGGTGCAGGTAAACTGGAACATGAGCGGCTGGTGCACCAACTCACTACGACCTGCAATTTTGCTCCCCGAAGCAAGTGGTTTTCGTGGCTGATAGGAGGTCTGAATTTCCAGATTGAACATCATTTATTCCCGCACATTTCTCATGTGCACTACAGGCACCTGGCACCTATTGTTAAGAAAACTACAGAAGAATTTGGTATACCTTATTACAGCTATTCTACATTTTTTTCTGCTATAAAAAGCCATGGCATAATGCTACGGCAGTTAGGCTCTATGCCTTGCAAGCCGACTACTTAAA belongs to Niabella yanshanensis and includes:
- a CDS encoding acyl-CoA thioesterase, which translates into the protein MTSFRKLLESKTRVQYQDCDPFNHLNNSRYIDYMMAARTEQLLDHYGWNTFEIATLQGTGWVSAETKISYLLPALWMEVITIETRLIAYSNSSLLVEAITYNEDKTHTKAIMWAKLVHFDIKAQRSLKHSEELMRFLEQIHYPVDHYPTFEERVQTLKQLNR
- a CDS encoding YbhB/YbcL family Raf kinase inhibitor-like protein, which encodes MKRIILITAMLAGMAAHAQTFTLKSNELGGQATHKQVLNGFGCNGENKSPQLFWENAPNGTKSFAVTIFDEDAPTGSGWWHWLIFDIAASIKALKPGAGNVKSEAAPKNAIQSKTDFGTPGYSGPCPTPGSGFHKYTITVYALDVKNLGLDANANPALVGFTLNQHLIQKASMIMYFKK
- a CDS encoding DUF1572 family protein, translating into MDYPQSFIQNIIQQFEYYKMLGDKTFGQVPDEKLFWQYNEASNSIATIVKHLWGNMLSRWTDFLTTDGEKEWRNRDDEFENDIATKDALLQKWDAGWKVFLDALRSLKEEDLEKVIYIRNQGHTVIEAINRQLAHYPYHIGQIVLIGKMCAPNWVSLSIPKGNSKSFNDDKFLKPKQKTHFTDEFLNRPKDQPT
- a CDS encoding nuclear transport factor 2 family protein, with the translated sequence MITDEFAKAFAAAWINAWNNHNLEHILEHYENDVAFYSPLIRLLNFNNEGAIKNKADLKKYFETGLKNYPDLHFKLHHCFAGVHSIVIYYSSVNEQLCAEVFELSENGKAKRVLCNYAQ
- a CDS encoding DinB family protein, which translates into the protein MKFTLSKSLEIIERTPGVIYAMLSGLSDEWVTSNEGDATWNAKEVVAHLIICEQTNWLARAKIILSDDANKNLEPIDMTTHFELAKNHSLETLLHMFKTLREESVAALKNFNLQLEDFTKHAFHPKIFEVNLQQLIATWVTHDLSHLTQISRIMAQQYKNEVGPFEAYLKILK
- a CDS encoding fatty acid desaturase family protein; protein product: MLSLYFVPLGIICFGGISQIWQLFALFILSGLGMAGIGMGIMHDALHGSYSKSKTLNKWMGYTMNLIGASDEVWKLQHNVLHHSFTNIEEHDDDINAPFFLRFSPHAKRNRLHPYQHYYVWLFYGLSTISWITSKDFIRLNRYRKLGLIKGKAEYKRLLLRIIFWKFIYFSYVLVLPLLLTSLAPWIVILAFLSMHFVTGLCISIVFQTAHVMPDTSYPLPDGAGKLEHERLVHQLTTTCNFAPRSKWFSWLIGGLNFQIEHHLFPHISHVHYRHLAPIVKKTTEEFGIPYYSYSTFFSAIKSHGIMLRQLGSMPCKPTT